In Capsicum annuum cultivar UCD-10X-F1 chromosome 11, UCD10Xv1.1, whole genome shotgun sequence, one genomic interval encodes:
- the LOC107847791 gene encoding chloroplast sensor kinase, chloroplastic — protein sequence MLLSAFPPQNPLSNPTTPPFHHPPTLLFYKAAAAAATATVHTTSPRFLPPLALTNAASSSTTLRHVSSTFSDDDDEDGYGHGMVTSASAVAAAIRNASTSPVEFVQTIEKDDGKNKGLVLPSIDFQRLCIEQLDLFRRIVHPDALLSVYVRPAGSYVMDRLELQRITLHPHANATDLVILIGNFSIPAGLRIAEATLSRQEVELFPELGSVVFPMVKHPFIVGFLVAELPRAAWNKGGFNVKGWPAQEEIFSLPPSTDLKSLNIKTSSDHSFEMLNGTAEQRLNAINISRSLAMAYVMDQKANLLQQSTWQNNIRMSNLVEQIRGSLSSIRTLSKMLSVQIRKSEISYDIVQDILEQGDCLSDTLKGLQDAVSLTKANIMHYSEETLKRMPKSTYPGHDSARSQLSDNLSEKLESLSSKSKDLEMPMPPLALAPLRHEGVRPCNVSDVLVDLVGAVAPLAHEQRRAVLLSEVPRSLPVPVEEPSLRQALGNLIEGALLRIQAGGKVEIIATEAPAGGALVIIDDDGLDMHYMTQMHSLAPFGADLFSEDRVKDNMTWNFVAGLTVSREILESYGCVVRVISPRVTDAAIGTGGTRVELWFPSSSASSVMDGPSHEMLRWKNWKEHVLF from the exons ATGCTGCTCTCTGCATTTCCTCCCCAGAATCCATTATCCAATCCCACCACCCCACCCTTTCACCACCCCCCTACCCTCCTCTTCTACaaagcagcagcagcagcagcaactGCAACTGTTCACACTACTTCGCCGAGGTTTCTACCACCACTTGCTCTCACCAACGCTGCTTCCTCCTCCACTACTCTCCGGCATGTGAGTAGCACGTTCTCCGATGATGACGACGAAGATGGATATGGCCACGGTATGGTTACTTCGGCGTCAGCTGTTGCTGCTGCGATACGGAATGCGTCGACGTCGCCGGTGGAGTTTGTTCAGACGATTGAAAAGGATGACGGAAAAAATAAAGGTCTGGTACTACCGAGTATTGATTTCCAGAGACTTTGTATTGAACAATTGGACCTCTTTCGCCGTATTGTCCATCCCGACGCTCTTCTGTCC GTTTATGTAAGACCAGCTGGCAGCTATGTAATGGACCGCCTTGAGTTGCAGCGGATTACTTTACATCCACATGCTAATGCGACTGATCTAGTGATTCTAATTGGTAACTTCAGCATTCCAGCAGGCTTAAGAATTGCCGAAGCAACTCTTTCGAGGCAAGAG GTAGAGTTATTTCCCGAGCTTGGATCTGTGGTGTTCCCTATGGTGAAACACCCATTTATTGTTGGATTTTTAGTTGCGGAACTCCCAAGAGCTGCGTGGAATAAGGGAGGGTTTAATGTTAAAGGATGGCCTGCCCAGGAGGAGATTTTTTCTTTGCCTCCTAGCACAGATTTGAAATCATTGAATATCAAAACTTCAAGTGATCACTCATTTGAGATGTTAAACGGTACAGCTGAGCAAAGATTAAATGCAATAAATATTTCTCGTTCACTTGCAATGGCTTATGTCATGGATCAG AAAGCAAATCTGCTCCAACAGTCCACCTGGCAAAATAATATCAGGATGAGCAACTTGGTTGAGCAA ATTCGGGGTTCTCTTTCCAGTATTCGAACTTTGAGTAAGATGTTATCTGTTCAGATTAGAAAGAGTGAG ATTTCATATGACATTGTTCAAGACATTTTGGAGCAAGGTGATTGCTTGAGTGATACTCTTAAGGGACTCCAGGATGCTGTTTCCTTAACAAAG GCTAATATAATGCACTATAGTGAAGAAACACTGAAAAGGATGCCTAAATCAACTTATCCTGGTCATGACTCGGCGAGGTCACAGTTGTCGGATAACTTATCTGAGAAGCTAGAATCTCTCTCTTCAAAATCCAAGGATCTAGAAATGCCTATGCCTCCTCTTGCTCTTGCACCTTTACGTCATGAAGGAGTCAG ACCATGCAATGTGTCTGATGTACTGGTGGATTTGGTGGGGGCAGTGGCACCTTTAGCACACGAGCAGAGGAGAGCTGTTTTACTTTCTGAAGTTCCAAGATCTTTACCGGTGCCGGTTGAAGAGCCTTCTCTACGCCAGGCTTTGGGTAATTTGATTGAGGGTGCTTTATTGCGTATACAAGCTGGTGGGAAGGTTGAAATCATTGCCACTGAAGCACCTGCAGGGGGTGCTCTTGTTATAATTGACGATGATGGCCTTGATATGCACTATATG ACACAGATGCATTCTCTAGCACCTTTCGGAGCAGACCTATTTTCTGAAGATAGGGTAAAGGACAACATGACATGGAACTTTGTAGCTGGACTAACTGTTTCTCGAGAAATACTGGAGAGTTATGGATGTGTAGTGCGGGTGATCTCACCAAGAGTAACAGATGCTGCAATTGGAACTGGAGGAACCCGTGTAGAACTCTGGTTTCCCTCTTCTTCTGCTTCGTCTGTCATGGATGGcccttctcatgag ATGCTGAGATGGAAAAATTGGAAAGAGCATGTTCTTTTTTGA